The Pedobacter roseus genome contains a region encoding:
- a CDS encoding ribose-phosphate pyrophosphokinase, which produces MPLQFNPVKLFSGTGSKGLSLKIAEHYGKPLGSVTIHKFSDGEFQPSFDESIRGSDVFLIQSTYQPSDNLMELLLMVDAAKRASAHYITAVVPYYGLARQDRKDKPRVAIGAKLVANLLKSAGIHRIMTMDLHAAQIQGFFDIPVDHLDGSVIFVPYIKSLGLKNLTIASPDMGGSYRARTFAKFFNAEVIICDKRRKRANEIESMSIIGDVTGQDVVLIDDICDTAGTLSKAAALIMENGAASVRAVCTHAVLSGKAIETVENSVLTELIVTDTIPLKQESPKIRVLSTASLFARAIANVNEHGSISDLFRV; this is translated from the coding sequence ATGCCATTGCAGTTTAACCCGGTAAAACTTTTTTCCGGAACAGGTTCTAAGGGATTATCACTGAAGATTGCCGAACACTACGGCAAACCACTTGGTAGCGTAACCATCCACAAATTCAGCGATGGAGAGTTTCAACCTTCTTTTGATGAGTCAATTCGTGGTAGTGATGTTTTTCTCATCCAGTCTACTTATCAGCCAAGCGATAACTTAATGGAACTTTTGCTAATGGTTGATGCCGCTAAAAGAGCATCTGCACATTACATTACAGCAGTTGTTCCTTATTATGGTTTAGCCCGTCAAGACAGGAAAGATAAACCGCGTGTAGCAATCGGCGCCAAATTGGTGGCTAATTTATTAAAGTCGGCAGGTATCCACCGCATCATGACGATGGATTTACATGCTGCACAGATACAGGGTTTCTTTGATATCCCGGTTGATCACTTAGATGGATCGGTAATCTTTGTTCCTTATATCAAAAGCTTAGGCTTAAAAAACTTAACTATTGCATCGCCGGATATGGGCGGTTCGTACAGGGCACGTACTTTTGCCAAGTTTTTTAATGCAGAAGTAATTATTTGTGATAAACGCCGTAAACGTGCCAACGAAATCGAATCAATGTCGATTATTGGTGATGTTACCGGACAGGATGTGGTATTGATCGATGATATTTGCGATACTGCCGGAACCCTATCAAAAGCTGCGGCCTTGATTATGGAAAACGGTGCAGCAAGTGTAAGAGCAGTTTGTACACATGCTGTATTATCTGGCAAAGCAATTGAAACCGTAGAAAATTCGGTTTTGACTGAGCTGATCGTGACCGATACAATCCCCTTAAAACAGGAAAGTCCGAAAATCAGGGTGCTAAGTACAGCAAGTTTATTTGCAAGGGCAATTGCCAATGTAAACGAACACGGATCGATTAGTGATCTGTTTAGGGTGTAG
- a CDS encoding 50S ribosomal protein L25/general stress protein Ctc, whose protein sequence is MKTIAISGSPRENVGKRDAKELRYEGKVPAVLYGGKEQKHLAVVIADLRDVIYTPEVNFVEIDVNGTKTKAIVKDTQYHPLTDVLMHIDFLQLFDEKEIVMEIPVKLTGTSPGVKMGGKLIQKLRKLRVKALPADMPQNVEVSLEKLEVGSLFRVRDLKGQKYVITNTPEDTIVSVAMSRALKQAETEAAKGKK, encoded by the coding sequence ATGAAAACAATCGCAATTAGCGGTTCTCCAAGAGAGAACGTAGGGAAACGCGATGCCAAGGAACTTCGTTACGAAGGTAAAGTTCCGGCGGTATTGTATGGTGGAAAAGAGCAAAAACACTTAGCTGTAGTTATTGCTGATTTAAGAGATGTTATTTATACCCCGGAAGTTAACTTTGTGGAAATTGATGTAAACGGTACTAAAACTAAAGCTATCGTTAAAGATACTCAATATCACCCACTTACCGACGTATTAATGCACATCGATTTTCTTCAGTTATTCGACGAGAAAGAAATCGTTATGGAGATCCCGGTTAAATTAACAGGAACTTCTCCAGGTGTTAAAATGGGGGGTAAATTAATCCAGAAATTACGTAAACTACGTGTTAAAGCATTACCAGCTGATATGCCACAAAACGTAGAAGTAAGCTTAGAGAAATTAGAAGTTGGTAGCTTGTTCCGTGTTCGCGATCTTAAAGGTCAAAAATACGTAATCACTAACACTCCTGAAGATACTATCGTTTCTGTTGCAATGTCTAGAGCATTAAAACAAGCAGAAACTGAAGCTGCTAAAGGTAAAAAATAA
- the pth gene encoding aminoacyl-tRNA hydrolase → MKYLIVGLGNIGPDYAHTRHNIGFDIADELVKGLGGSFDNIRLAYYAEVGFKGKKLHVIKPTTFMNLSGKAVNYWMKELKIAPENVLVIVDDLALPLGKLRLKLQGSSAGHNGLKSIEEVCGGQNYARLRFGIGNDYPKGRQVDFVLGLFDKNEQLELPALIDKSVELIKSFVTIGPAHTMTAFNK, encoded by the coding sequence ATGAAATATCTTATAGTTGGCTTAGGGAATATCGGACCGGATTATGCACATACCCGACATAATATCGGTTTTGATATTGCCGATGAACTGGTTAAAGGTTTAGGTGGTAGTTTCGATAATATCCGTCTGGCATATTACGCTGAGGTGGGTTTTAAAGGTAAAAAGCTGCATGTAATTAAACCTACTACCTTTATGAACCTGAGCGGCAAAGCGGTTAACTATTGGATGAAGGAATTAAAAATTGCGCCAGAAAATGTACTGGTTATTGTTGATGATCTTGCCTTGCCATTGGGTAAGTTGAGGTTAAAATTACAAGGCTCCAGCGCAGGGCATAATGGCTTAAAAAGTATAGAGGAGGTTTGTGGCGGACAAAACTATGCTCGCCTCCGCTTCGGTATTGGTAACGATTATCCAAAAGGCCGACAGGTAGATTTTGTTTTAGGTCTCTTTGATAAAAACGAACAATTGGAACTGCCTGCACTCATTGATAAAAGTGTAGAGCTGATTAAAAGTTTTGTTACCATTGGGCCGGCTCATACTATGACGGCTTTTAATAAATAA
- a CDS encoding tetratricopeptide repeat protein — MSTTDNQTIQPTKKGSFLQENNKSLLFIAGAVVLLVLIYLWYQGVYLKGRAEEAASKMYKAEQFVGVDSLSNRAVKGEGGYPGLEQIAKEYDNTKSANLANLYLGGIYLRKGEYKQAIESLSKYSATGSPVADPLALGLLGDAYSELKDYKQAATYYKKAADKASKFTSPMFLKKLGLVNESQNDFKGAVDAYTKVKTQYPESAEAQLIDAYIARAQEKVK; from the coding sequence ATGTCTACAACAGATAACCAGACAATTCAACCAACTAAAAAAGGTTCATTTTTACAAGAGAATAATAAGAGCTTACTGTTTATAGCAGGTGCTGTAGTTTTATTAGTTTTAATATATCTTTGGTATCAAGGCGTGTATTTGAAAGGTCGCGCTGAAGAAGCCGCTAGCAAAATGTACAAAGCAGAACAATTTGTTGGGGTAGATTCATTATCGAACAGAGCAGTTAAAGGCGAAGGTGGTTATCCAGGCTTAGAGCAAATTGCTAAAGAATACGATAACACTAAATCAGCAAACTTAGCTAACCTTTATTTAGGTGGTATTTACTTACGTAAAGGCGAGTACAAACAAGCTATCGAATCGTTAAGCAAATATAGCGCTACTGGTAGCCCGGTTGCAGATCCATTGGCTTTAGGTTTATTGGGTGATGCTTACAGCGAGTTGAAAGACTACAAACAAGCAGCTACTTACTATAAAAAAGCGGCTGATAAAGCAAGTAAATTTACTTCGCCAATGTTCTTAAAGAAATTAGGATTGGTTAACGAAAGTCAAAATGATTTTAAAGGTGCTGTTGATGCCTATACTAAAGTAAAAACACAATATCCTGAGAGTGCAGAAGCGCAGTTGATTGATGCTTACATTGCAAGGGCTCAGGAAAAAGTTAAATAA
- the recF gene encoding DNA replication/repair protein RecF (All proteins in this family for which functions are known are DNA-binding proteins that assist the filamentation of RecA onto DNA for the initiation of recombination or recombinational repair.): MWLKNITLLNFKNYSDADLHFSETVNVFTGNNGSGKTNMLDAIHYLCLCKSYFNPIDSQQIKTSEEVFMIQGDFDRNEKNEKISCGVKRNQKKQFKRNKKEYDKLADHIGLFPVVMVSPYDVNLIMEGSEERRKFIDNVISQTDAHYLDQLITYNRILLNRNALLKQIAITRKYDPTLLEILDEQLVIAGKKIFAIRKAFMDEFIPLFNQYYTYLTENKEIVELNYQSQLNEATFEELLRKSVEKDRVLERTTTGIHKDELAFVISGMPLKKFGSQGQQKSFLIALKIAQYAYLAKNKGFKPLLLLDDIFDKLDDHRVQKLMQMVSHHDFGQIFITDTGKERVKSIFEKIEVDVTLFEVDNGTIENA, translated from the coding sequence ATGTGGTTAAAAAACATTACCCTTCTAAATTTCAAGAACTATAGCGATGCAGATCTCCATTTCTCGGAAACTGTAAACGTTTTTACGGGTAACAACGGTTCGGGCAAAACCAATATGCTCGATGCCATCCATTATCTCTGTCTATGTAAAAGTTACTTTAACCCCATCGATAGTCAGCAGATTAAAACCAGTGAAGAGGTGTTTATGATTCAGGGTGATTTTGACCGTAATGAAAAAAACGAAAAAATCTCCTGCGGGGTAAAACGCAACCAAAAAAAACAGTTTAAACGCAATAAAAAGGAATACGATAAACTAGCCGATCACATCGGACTTTTCCCGGTGGTAATGGTTTCGCCCTATGATGTAAACCTGATTATGGAAGGCAGTGAGGAGCGGAGGAAATTTATCGATAATGTGATTTCGCAAACCGACGCCCATTACCTCGATCAGCTGATTACCTACAACCGCATTCTGTTAAATCGAAATGCCTTATTAAAACAGATTGCCATTACACGAAAATACGATCCGACGTTGCTCGAAATTCTGGATGAGCAATTGGTTATTGCGGGTAAGAAGATTTTTGCCATCCGTAAAGCCTTTATGGATGAGTTTATTCCGTTGTTTAACCAATATTATACTTATCTTACCGAAAACAAGGAAATCGTTGAGCTGAATTATCAATCTCAGTTAAATGAGGCTACTTTCGAAGAACTGTTGAGGAAGTCAGTTGAAAAAGACCGGGTATTGGAGCGGACTACCACGGGGATTCATAAAGATGAACTTGCTTTTGTAATTAGTGGTATGCCTTTAAAGAAGTTTGGTTCTCAGGGTCAGCAAAAGTCTTTTTTAATCGCTCTAAAAATTGCCCAGTACGCTTACCTCGCCAAAAACAAAGGCTTTAAACCCTTACTGTTATTGGATGATATTTTTGATAAGCTGGACGATCACCGTGTTCAAAAACTGATGCAAATGGTTTCGCACCATGATTTTGGACAAATATTTATTACAGATACCGGAAAAGAAAGGGTAAAATCAATTTTTGAAAAAATAGAAGTTGATGTAACTTTGTTTGAAGTTGATAACGGAACTATAGAAAATGCGTAA
- a CDS encoding DUF721 domain-containing protein: MRKPNDVTVKDAISKMLDVYRLRRKFDETSILSIWPEIMGTAIANRTKQIYIHDKKLFLRIESSVIKNELIMVRQGIIQKLNEHAGTQVITEMVFL; the protein is encoded by the coding sequence ATGCGTAAACCCAATGATGTTACTGTAAAAGATGCCATCAGCAAAATGCTGGATGTTTACCGTTTGCGCCGTAAATTTGATGAAACTTCGATCTTATCCATCTGGCCGGAGATTATGGGTACGGCAATAGCCAACCGCACCAAACAAATTTATATCCACGATAAAAAACTGTTTCTGCGCATAGAATCATCTGTAATCAAAAACGAACTGATTATGGTACGCCAGGGGATTATCCAGAAATTAAATGAACATGCCGGCACTCAGGTAATTACCGAAATGGTGTTTTTATAA
- a CDS encoding FKBP-type peptidyl-prolyl cis-trans isomerase has protein sequence MKRIFLAVYLSGIAVASYAQTKTAAKKPAAKKPATATKTSTLKMGGLQSTLDSTSYAFGTSIGAGLKTTGLSTLNYDVLLKGLKDAFTGGKVILTQQQAQQCINEALSKASSVKNKAEAEANKIKYAPIMKEGQDFLDQNKKRAGVQTTASGLQYEVLTAGTGVKPLATDSVLVHYKGTLLNGKQFDSSYDRGEPISFPLNQVIKGWTEGVQLMPAGSKYKFFIPYNLAYGERGAGADIPPYSTLIFEVELLKVNGK, from the coding sequence ATGAAAAGAATTTTCTTAGCGGTATATTTATCGGGTATCGCTGTTGCCTCTTACGCACAAACCAAAACAGCAGCTAAAAAACCTGCTGCAAAAAAACCTGCCACAGCCACTAAAACATCAACTTTAAAAATGGGTGGTCTACAATCTACCTTAGATTCTACCAGTTATGCCTTTGGTACCTCTATCGGCGCCGGCTTAAAAACAACCGGATTATCAACCTTAAATTACGATGTACTGCTAAAGGGCTTAAAAGATGCTTTTACAGGCGGCAAGGTAATCTTAACCCAACAACAGGCACAGCAATGCATCAACGAAGCATTATCTAAAGCATCATCAGTAAAAAACAAAGCAGAAGCTGAAGCAAATAAAATTAAATACGCACCAATTATGAAAGAAGGACAGGATTTCTTAGATCAGAACAAAAAGCGCGCAGGAGTACAAACAACTGCAAGTGGTTTACAATACGAAGTTTTAACCGCCGGAACAGGCGTTAAACCATTGGCTACCGATTCGGTACTGGTTCATTATAAAGGCACATTATTAAACGGAAAACAATTTGACAGCTCTTACGACAGAGGCGAGCCGATTTCTTTTCCTTTAAACCAGGTAATTAAAGGCTGGACAGAAGGTGTACAGTTAATGCCTGCAGGTTCTAAATATAAATTCTTTATTCCTTATAACCTGGCTTACGGCGAACGCGGTGCAGGAGCAGACATTCCTCCTTACAGCACTTTGATTTTCGAAGTTGAGCTTTTGAAGGTTAACGGAAAATAG
- a CDS encoding nucleoside-diphosphate kinase translates to MSTNRTFTMIKPDAVANGHIGSIINDITNAGFKIIALKYTKLTDETAGQFYAVHAERPFYKDLVSFMSSGPIVAAILEKDNAIEDFRKLIGATNPAEAAEGTIRQKYAKSIDANAVHGSDSDENAEIEGNFFFKADERF, encoded by the coding sequence ATGAGCACTAACAGAACTTTTACCATGATTAAGCCAGATGCAGTAGCAAACGGCCATATCGGATCGATCATTAACGACATTACCAATGCAGGTTTTAAAATCATTGCATTAAAATATACTAAACTTACTGATGAAACTGCTGGTCAGTTTTATGCAGTACACGCTGAGCGTCCGTTCTACAAAGATTTAGTAAGCTTCATGTCTTCAGGACCAATTGTTGCGGCTATTTTAGAAAAAGATAACGCGATCGAAGATTTTAGAAAATTGATCGGTGCAACCAACCCAGCTGAAGCAGCTGAAGGTACAATCCGTCAGAAATATGCAAAATCTATCGATGCTAACGCGGTTCACGGTTCAGATTCTGACGAAAATGCAGAAATTGAAGGTAACTTCTTCTTCAAAGCAGACGAACGTTTCTAG
- a CDS encoding DHH family phosphoesterase has translation MLTLTELKTLLATPQRIVITTHHKPDGDAMGSSLGLYGYLIQKGHHVRVITPTDYPTFLHWMPNNGDVIIFTEQQEQAAKLVDEASIIFCLDFNTLSRINELGELVRAAGAKKIMIDHHLEPEDFDDYRHWDINACAAAQLVYDFIVNQLEDKAGINKDVASCLYTGIMTDSGSFRFESATSEVYRIAANLIDLGAEHWKIHQLVYDNASENRLRFLGYCLSNKLEVLREYNTAIISVTKEELAQYHSVTGDTEGVVNYALSINGIRLAALIIERTDKVKLSVRSTGDFPANEICKKYFNGGGHRNAAGGAAEKPLADVVNEFKSILAEYKEQLIA, from the coding sequence ATGCTTACACTAACTGAATTAAAAACATTATTGGCTACGCCACAACGGATTGTGATCACCACGCATCATAAACCTGATGGCGATGCAATGGGTTCGTCGCTGGGATTATATGGGTATTTAATTCAGAAAGGCCACCACGTAAGGGTAATTACCCCAACCGATTATCCTACTTTTTTACACTGGATGCCGAACAACGGGGATGTAATTATCTTTACCGAGCAGCAGGAACAGGCTGCCAAACTGGTAGATGAAGCTTCGATCATCTTCTGTCTCGATTTTAATACTTTAAGCCGTATTAACGAACTGGGCGAATTGGTAAGGGCAGCAGGTGCAAAAAAAATCATGATCGATCATCACCTCGAACCTGAAGATTTTGATGATTACCGCCATTGGGATATTAATGCCTGTGCAGCAGCACAATTGGTTTACGATTTTATTGTGAACCAGCTGGAAGATAAAGCCGGCATCAATAAAGATGTAGCTTCATGCCTTTATACAGGTATTATGACCGATTCCGGATCGTTCCGTTTCGAATCTGCCACATCAGAAGTGTACCGTATTGCCGCAAACCTGATCGATTTGGGTGCCGAGCATTGGAAAATCCACCAATTGGTATATGATAATGCCAGCGAAAACCGTTTACGCTTTTTAGGTTATTGCCTTTCAAACAAATTAGAGGTATTAAGGGAATACAATACGGCTATTATTTCAGTAACTAAAGAAGAATTAGCCCAATACCACAGTGTAACCGGCGATACCGAAGGCGTGGTAAATTATGCCTTATCAATCAATGGAATCCGTTTAGCCGCTTTGATTATCGAGCGTACTGATAAAGTGAAATTATCGGTGAGGTCTACCGGCGATTTCCCTGCAAACGAAATCTGCAAGAAATATTTTAACGGTGGCGGACACAGAAATGCGGCCGGTGGCGCAGCAGAAAAACCATTAGCTGATGTAGTTAACGAATTTAAATCGATATTAGCAGAATATAAAGAACAATTGATCGCCTAA
- a CDS encoding FKBP-type peptidyl-prolyl cis-trans isomerase, whose translation MKKGIIILAAATLGLAACKQEKKGAGGLLYTIHHSAGNEKIKEGDIVKMNFIQKNDKDSVLSSTFDSETPAVFPAQKKMYAGDMNDVLTLFGEGDSATFKVNLDTMAFHSKQPKPEQFKNDKYITFTVKIEKVFKKKAGEADSTFNKRATEFFQADYKASSEKKKAAEPAKLKAYLEDTKLATKTTASGLHYIIEAPGSAEKPALGDTVLIDYTGRVTKKGKDGKYKIFDTSDEKLAKAENEFKAGKPYGPQKMPVGGTIPGFTEALQLIGKGGKIKVIIPSNLGYGEQGAPQVGIMPFSPIAFDLEIKDIIKGKTAPATSAPVAAAPVKK comes from the coding sequence ATGAAAAAGGGAATTATTATTCTAGCAGCAGCTACTTTAGGCTTAGCGGCATGTAAACAAGAAAAAAAGGGAGCTGGTGGCTTATTATATACCATCCATCACTCAGCAGGTAACGAAAAAATCAAAGAAGGTGACATCGTTAAAATGAACTTTATCCAGAAAAATGATAAAGATTCAGTTTTATCAAGCACTTTTGATAGCGAAACTCCTGCAGTATTTCCTGCACAGAAAAAAATGTATGCTGGTGATATGAACGATGTATTAACATTGTTCGGAGAAGGCGATAGCGCTACTTTTAAAGTGAACCTGGACACTATGGCTTTCCATAGCAAACAACCAAAACCAGAGCAGTTTAAAAACGATAAATACATCACTTTCACCGTGAAAATCGAGAAAGTATTTAAGAAAAAAGCTGGTGAAGCTGATTCTACTTTCAACAAAAGAGCAACAGAATTTTTCCAGGCTGATTATAAAGCTTCTTCAGAAAAAAAGAAAGCTGCAGAGCCTGCTAAACTTAAAGCTTATTTAGAAGATACTAAATTGGCTACCAAAACTACTGCAAGTGGTTTACATTACATCATCGAAGCACCAGGTAGTGCAGAAAAACCAGCTTTAGGCGATACGGTATTAATTGATTATACTGGTAGAGTGACTAAAAAAGGTAAAGACGGTAAATACAAAATCTTCGATACAAGTGATGAGAAACTGGCTAAAGCAGAAAACGAATTTAAAGCAGGTAAACCTTACGGCCCTCAAAAAATGCCGGTTGGTGGTACTATCCCAGGATTTACCGAAGCTTTACAGTTAATTGGTAAAGGTGGTAAAATCAAAGTAATTATCCCTTCTAACTTAGGTTACGGCGAGCAAGGTGCACCACAGGTTGGTATCATGCCTTTCAGCCCGATTGCTTTCGATTTAGAAATTAAAGACATTATCAAAGGAAAAACAGCTCCGGCAACTTCAGCTCCGGTAGCGGCTGCTCCAGTTAAGAAATAA
- a CDS encoding FKBP-type peptidyl-prolyl cis-trans isomerase, translating into MKKGIIILLAAALGLSACNKFEKGEGDMTYKIYKSDGKPKIQDGDYVKLNGVQTVETNTNPDSVMVNTYDNERPAFFAISKSMFKGDLASGLKLLGEGDSAVFKLNLDSMEKYSGQPKPKGLKSNIASFTIKIEKVLHKGKDPDSIFEAKKRLFFEAEYKALNEKNKTVEPAKIAKYVADNDLKVTTAPSGLQYVISAPGNSERATLTDTVLMDYTGQFTNKKSNGTLNVFDTSDAKIAKEAGIFSESVQYVPRSLPLGQLPQGVIQGIQLIGVGGKIKMILPSKLGFGENGGGPINPFTPLVFDVELKGIIKPNAGLPLAK; encoded by the coding sequence ATGAAAAAAGGAATAATTATTCTCTTGGCAGCAGCATTAGGACTATCTGCCTGTAACAAATTCGAAAAGGGTGAAGGAGATATGACTTACAAGATCTATAAAAGTGACGGTAAGCCAAAAATTCAGGATGGCGATTATGTAAAGTTAAATGGCGTTCAAACCGTAGAAACCAATACCAACCCCGATTCGGTGATGGTAAATACCTACGACAATGAACGGCCTGCTTTTTTTGCCATCAGTAAATCGATGTTCAAAGGTGATCTGGCTTCAGGATTAAAACTGCTTGGAGAAGGTGATAGTGCCGTTTTTAAATTGAATTTAGATTCGATGGAGAAATATTCTGGTCAGCCAAAACCAAAAGGATTAAAATCGAACATTGCTTCTTTTACCATTAAAATTGAGAAGGTATTGCATAAAGGAAAAGATCCGGATTCTATTTTTGAAGCAAAGAAAAGACTCTTTTTCGAAGCAGAATACAAAGCTTTAAACGAGAAAAACAAAACGGTAGAACCTGCTAAAATAGCGAAATACGTTGCTGATAACGATTTGAAAGTAACCACTGCGCCATCTGGCTTGCAGTACGTAATTTCTGCTCCCGGAAATTCGGAAAGGGCAACTTTAACCGATACCGTATTAATGGACTATACCGGTCAGTTTACCAATAAAAAATCAAACGGAACATTAAATGTTTTCGATACTTCGGATGCTAAAATTGCAAAAGAAGCCGGTATTTTCTCTGAAAGTGTACAATATGTACCACGTAGTTTACCATTGGGGCAATTGCCTCAAGGTGTTATTCAGGGTATTCAATTAATTGGGGTAGGCGGTAAGATTAAAATGATACTACCATCTAAACTGGGCTTCGGTGAAAATGGCGGCGGACCGATTAATCCATTTACACCATTGGTATTTGATGTGGAGCTTAAAGGCATTATTAAGCCAAACGCAGGTTTGCCATTGGCTAAATAG
- a CDS encoding SH3 domain-containing protein — translation MALRDKYKALTDAATGIADLTIREVDGILYIDGTVADGATKDHLWEVYNQIDPNYTSGDLVLNVDVAIDAAVTHAKVITENSNLNIRKGPGTDQPIVGKAAHGEVITLVNRSNDLWWLVRTKDGEEGYCYAQYLEAQA, via the coding sequence ATGGCATTAAGAGATAAATATAAAGCATTAACCGATGCAGCAACAGGAATTGCAGATTTAACGATAAGAGAGGTAGATGGCATTTTATATATAGATGGAACTGTAGCAGACGGCGCAACTAAAGACCATCTTTGGGAAGTTTACAACCAGATTGATCCAAACTATACTTCAGGTGATTTGGTACTGAACGTAGATGTAGCCATTGATGCGGCCGTAACACATGCTAAGGTGATTACAGAAAACAGTAATTTAAATATCCGTAAAGGTCCGGGTACCGATCAACCAATTGTAGGTAAAGCGGCGCATGGCGAAGTGATTACTTTGGTAAACAGAAGCAACGATTTGTGGTGGCTGGTGAGAACCAAGGATGGTGAGGAAGGGTATTGTTATGCACAATACCTGGAAGCACAGGCATAA
- a CDS encoding BON domain-containing protein: MKTSKFLMSTVIAATLFCAGCKPNDAAIQAAIQAKETAGVTVAVAKGNVTLTGIVEDEAIKAKAEEIAKAEKGVKTVTNNLIIKPTDLPVIIADDAVLIKNVADATKDFPTVKAEVKDGVILLTGEIKKASLITLMQHLSILKPKKIDNKLTVK, translated from the coding sequence ATGAAAACAAGTAAATTTTTGATGAGTACGGTTATTGCGGCTACGCTGTTTTGCGCAGGCTGTAAACCGAACGATGCGGCTATCCAGGCTGCAATTCAAGCCAAAGAGACAGCTGGCGTTACTGTAGCTGTTGCAAAAGGCAATGTAACCTTAACCGGGATTGTTGAGGATGAAGCCATAAAAGCCAAAGCAGAAGAAATTGCCAAAGCAGAAAAAGGGGTAAAAACTGTAACCAATAACTTAATAATTAAGCCAACTGATTTACCGGTTATAATTGCAGATGACGCTGTTTTGATCAAAAATGTTGCCGATGCCACAAAAGATTTCCCAACGGTGAAAGCCGAGGTTAAAGATGGTGTGATTTTATTAACTGGCGAGATCAAAAAAGCTTCGTTAATTACTTTGATGCAACATCTAAGTATATTAAAGCCAAAAAAAATCGACAATAAATTAACCGTTAAATAA
- a CDS encoding CYTH domain-containing protein encodes MGKEIERKFLIDQQKWDNLNKPEGKLFRQGYLLTDKDKTIRVRATESTGFLTIKGQTIGATRMEYEYEIPVDEATELLDNFSQSELSKTRYEITFNGKLWEVDVFLGDNKGLIVAEIELESEDEHFDLPDWVSTEVTEEAKYYNSNLTLKPFKDWI; translated from the coding sequence ATGGGAAAAGAAATAGAGCGCAAATTTTTAATCGATCAGCAAAAGTGGGACAACCTTAACAAACCGGAAGGAAAACTTTTTAGGCAGGGTTATTTACTCACGGATAAAGATAAAACCATAAGGGTAAGGGCAACTGAAAGCACAGGATTTTTAACCATAAAAGGTCAAACCATTGGTGCCACACGGATGGAGTATGAATACGAGATCCCGGTTGATGAGGCCACAGAATTACTAGATAATTTCTCGCAATCAGAACTTTCGAAAACACGTTATGAAATTACATTTAACGGCAAACTTTGGGAAGTAGACGTATTTTTAGGCGATAATAAAGGCTTAATAGTTGCCGAAATTGAACTGGAAAGTGAAGATGAACATTTCGATTTACCGGATTGGGTAAGCACTGAAGTTACCGAAGAGGCAAAATATTACAATTCTAACCTTACCCTTAAACCCTTTAAAGATTGGATTTAA